The region TGCTAGTGCTGGTATGGCTCGAGGTGTTACTGCTGACGCTGCTGATCATGAGGTTCACTCCTTGGGCTGGAAAACCGGTGAGTACACCGGCTTATGAAGCCTCAAGGGGTAAGTTGTCGTAGGTATGTTGAATTTGTACCGGGTGGTACACACGCGCTTGGCTCAGGTTCGCGGTAGGCGGATGACGGCTGTCAAACCACCACCGTGGGTTTCTTCTAGGCTCAACTGGCCGCCCAGGCGTTCCGCTGCTTCCCTGGCGATGGTCATGCCCAGGCCGACACCGCCGGAGTTGCGGTTACGCGATCCCTCCAGGCGAAAGAACGGTTCGAACACCGCCTCGCGTTTATCCATCGCGATCCCCGGGCCCTGATCGATTACTCTGATCACCAGTTGCTCGCGGCAGTCTTCCAGCGCAATCACCACCTGTCCGGCATAACGCAGGGCATTGTCCATCAGGTTGTTGATGCACGAGCGCAAAGCCATTGGCTGCACTTGTAGCGGCGCGCAATGGCCCCTGGCCTCAACGTCACCGCCCTGGTCCTGCGCATTTTCGCTCAGCGATTCAACCAGAGCCTGCACGTCCATCCATTGCCGAGCTTCACTGGTCCGCTGTTCGTGCAGGTAGGTGAGGGTGGCGTCCAGCATTCCGATCATATCGTCCAGGTCCTGACGCATCTGGCCTTGCAGTTTGTCATCGTCAATCTGCTCCAGTCGCAGCTTGAGTCGCGACAGCGGCGTGCGCAGGTCGTGGGACACTGCACCGAGCATCCGCGAGCGTTGTTGCACTTGCTCACGAATGCGCTGCTGCATTTTGTTGAAAGTGTGCGCGGCCTGCCGTGCTTCCCTTGGGCCTGACTCATCCAGCGGCGGGCTGTCGAGGTTCTCGCTCAAACGCTCGGCAGCATCACTCAGGCGCTGGATCGGCCGACTCAGCAGTTTGGCGCCGTACCAGGCCGCGATGACCAGCGAGATCAATTGAGACGTCAACGGCACCAACGGCCCACCGAACCATGGCCTTGGTGGGCGACGCTCGAAGCGCGGTTGCGCGGTAGGGCGCTGACCGTTGACGTTCTGCGAAAATTCAGGCGGCGGCGGTGGGGGCGGCGGAGGGCCGTAATAGTGAAACCAGAAAAACGCCAACAGGTGCGCCAGGATGATCGCCACCAACAGCACACCAAACAGGCGGCCGAACAGCGTATCGAAGCGCGTCCGCATCAGCCGATTTCTCTCGCGTCGAACAGGTAACCTTCACCGCGAACGGTCTTGATCAACTGGGGGGCTTTAGGGTCATCGCCGAGTTTCTGGCGCAGGCGCGACACCAGCAGATCGATGCTGCGATCAAAGGCTTCGATCGACCGGCCGCGTGCGGCGTCCAGCAATTGTTCGCGGCTGAGCACCCGGCGTGGACGTTCGATGAACACCCAGAGCAGCCGGAATTCGGCATTGGAAAGTGGCACCACCAAGCCATCAGCAGCAATCAATTGGCGCAGCACACTGTTCAGTCGCCAGTTGTCGAAGCGAATGTTCGCCCGCTGTTCCGTTCGATCGTCGCGCACTCGACGCAGAATCGTCTGAATCCGTGCCACCAGTTCCCTGGGCTCGAACGGCTTGGCCATGTAGTCGTCGGCACCCAGTTCCAGGCCAATGATCCGGTCGGTGGGTTCGCAGCGGGCGGTGAGCATCAGGATCGGAATATCCGATTCGGCACGTAACCAGCGGCACAGTGACAAACCGTCTTCGCCGGGCAACATGAGGTCAAGTACGACCACATCAAAATGTTCCGCTTGCAGCGCCAGGCGCATGTCGCTGCCATCGGTGACGCCGCTGGCGTGAATATTGAACCGGGCCAGGTAGTCGATCATCAACTCACGGATAGGCACGTCATCGTCTACGATCAGCGCGCGAATGCTCCAGCGTTTGTCACCGGCGGGCGCTTTTTGATCGTCGTTCACGGTTGCTTGGGTGTTGTGCATGCGTGCGTTCATCTGCCAGATAGGCTGCCAACCACAAAGATGGGCTGCGAGGTTGTGGCTTCAGCATAGGCGTCCTGCCCGAAGGCGGGAAGTGCTGTAAGGAGGTGTTGCGGCTGCCGAAGGTAATCAGGGCGCTTGTTGGGGGGATGTCCTGTGTGTATCGGTGTCGATACAATTTCTGCGGCGTCTAGTATTGATTGAGCCGCGTCGACGATTTAACGATCATCGGGTCCCGCAGCCGCGCTGGTTCCGCTACAATGCGCGCCGATTTCGTCCTGCCTGAGAGCCCGCACATGTCCGTCTGCCAGACTCCTATCATCGTCGCCCTGGATTTCCCCACCCGTGACGCCGCACTGAAGCTGGCCGATCAGTTGGACCCTACACTGTGCCGGGTCAAAGTCGGCAAGGAATTGTTCACCAGCTGTGCCTCGGAAATCGTCGGCACCTTGCGTGATAAGGGTTTCGAGGTGTTCCTCGACCTCAAGTTCCACGACATCCCGAACACCACCGCCATGGCCGTCAAGGCTGCTGCAGAAATGGGCGTGTGGATGGTCAACGTGCATTGCTCAGGTGGTCTGCGCATGATGGCTGCCTGCCGTGAAGTGCTTGACCAGCGCAGTGGCCCCAAGCCGCTGTTGATCGGTGTGACGGTGCTGACCAGCATGGAACGCGAGGATCTGGCGGGTATCGGCCTCGACATTGAGCCGCAGGAGCAAGTACTGCGCCTGGCTGCCTTGGCTGAAAAAGCTGGGATGGATGGTTTGGTGTGCTCGGCTCTGGAAGCCCATGCCCTGAAGCTGGCTCACCCGTCGCTGCAGTTGGTGACCCCGGGGATTCGTCCTGCGGGCAGCGCCCAGGACGACCAGCGCCGTATCCTGACCCCGCGTCAGGCGCTCGATGCCGGTTCCGACTATCTGGTGATCGGCCGTCCGATCAGCCAGGCTGCCGATCCAGCCAAGGCATTGGCGGCAGTGGTTGCCGAAATCGCCTGATCAGGTGCTGAAAATCTAAATGGGTGAGCGGGCCTGCCGGTGCTCTTGATCAACGGCAAGAAACTCCTCGCCCGGAAGGCTCAAGGTTTGTGCAAGGTCTTCTGGCGAAGGATATACACCGTCACCAGTACCGCACTGGTCAGCATGAACGCGCGTGCCCACGGCAGCGGCACCAGGTAGCAGGAAAACAGAATACTGACCCACATCAGCCCGATCGCGTAGACCTTGCCCTTGAGCGGGATACCGTTGCCATCGAGGTAGTTACCTATCCACGGTCCAAGCCGTGGATGCTCAACCAGCCAGTGGTAGAAGCGTGGTGAACTGCGGGCGAAACAGCCAGCCGCTAATAGCAGGAAGGGTGTGGTGGGCAGCACCGGCAGGAAAATCCCGATCACCCCCAGCATCACGCTCAGCCAGCCGATGGCCAGCAGAACGTAACGCAGAATCAGGGGGCGGTTGCCTATGGGCGGGGGCGCCATAGGCACAACCTTAGTGGTGACGTGGCTTGAGGATGGCCGGTTTTTCGTCTGGCGCATTGCACAGCAGGTACAGCGCGGTCAGGGCTTCCGGGATTTGCACGATCATGTCGTCCATCAGGTTGGCATCGGCCGCGATGTCGGAGAACTCAGGCTGTTCGTCGAACAGACCCGAGCCGACCATGATTGGCAGAAGCATTTCGCTGACTTCGTCTTCTGCGGTTTCGAACCACGCCTCTTCGCGCAGGAACACGCCTTCCATGAAGCCGATGCACCAGCCGCGCAGGTCGGAGTCATCCGGCTCTTCGCCAAGGTCCAGGTCACACGGCAGCTCGAACTCTTCATCGGACGCCAGTTGGCGGGCGATATGGGCCTTGAGCGCTAGCAAGGTGGATTCGATCGCATCACGCTCGGTGTCGTCAGCGTAGTGCGGCTCTTCGGCGAAGAGCGCGTCGATCCACTCGCGGTCGGGAACGATTTCGGAGCAAATCGATAGCGCAGTGAGATAGCCGTGGGCGGCCACGTAGTCCAGCGCCTCGTCGTGCAGCTCGTCGGCGTCGAGGAAGACTTGCAGGCGGGTTAGTTGCTCAGCGAAGGACATTAAAGGACTACCTTGGGAATTAACAATGCGCGAATTCTAGGCCTTCTTGAGCGCCCAGGCCAGCCGCGCGGCATATTTGCGCCCGCGCGCCTCTTATCAGCGGCACCCTTTGCCTGACAGGGGTCGGGTATACTCCCGCGTTTTGTGATGCCCTGCTGGCGTTACGGCTGAAATGTGAGGCGCCATGCAACGCGCACTTACGATTCGTCCGTGCAGCTTTCGTGGTTCTGAACCAGCCTTGCAGGGATGTTTCGATGATTTTTGGAGTTTCTATGCTCGAACAGGCTCAACGCGTCCTCAAGGACATCTTCGGCTACGACAGTTTCCGTGGCCGCCAGGGTGCAATCATTGAGCGCGTGGCCAATGGCGGCGACGCCTTGGTACTGATGCCTACCGGCGGTGGCAAATCTCTGTGCTTCCAGGTGCCGGCTTTGCTGCGCGACGGTCTGGCGGTGGTAGTGTCGCCGCTGATCGCGCTGATGGACGACCAGGTTGCGACCCTTGAAGAGTTGGGCGTGGCCGCCGCTGCGTTGAATTCAACACTGAGTGCCGAGCAGCAGCGGGACCTGGCGGCGCGAATCAAGCGTGGCGAAGTCAAAATGCTCTATCTCGCCCCCGAGCGTCTGGTGCAGCCACGGATGCTGGCCTTTCTGCAAAGCCTGGAGATCGCGCTGTTCGCCATCGACGAAGCGCACTGCGTCTCGCAATGGGGTCATGACTTTCGCCGCGAGTACCTGCAATTGGGCCAGTTGGCGGAACTCTTCCCCAATGTCCCGCGCATTGCGCTGACCGCCACTGCCGACAAGCGCACCCGCGAAGAAATCGTCGATCGTTTGCACTTGCACGAAGCCGAACGCTTCCTGTCGAGCTTCGACCGGCCGAACATTTTCTACCGCATCGTGCCCAAGGAGCAGCCGCGCAAGCAATTGCTGGTGTTCCTCGCCGAGCGCCGCAGCGATGCCGGCATCGTCTATTGCCTGTCGCGCAAGAAAGTCGATGAAGTGGCGGTGTTCCTCAGTGAACAAGGCTTCCCGGCGCTGCCGTATCACGCCGGTTTGCCCAACGAAACCCGGGCCCATAACCAGAAGCGCTTTCTTAACGAAGAAGGGCTGATCATGGTCGCCACGGTGGCGTTCGGCATGGGCATCGACAAGCCCAACGTGCGCTTCGTCGCCCACCTCGATTTGCCGAAATCCCTTGAGGCCTACTACCAGGAAACCGGTCGTGGCGGCCGTGACGGTCTGCCGGCGGACGCCTGGATGGCCTACGGCCTGCAAGACGTGGTGATGCTCAAGCAGATGTTGCAGAACTCCGAAGGCGACGAGCGCCACAAGCGGCTGGAACAGCACAAGCTTGACGCCATGCTCTCGCTCTGCGAAGAGACCCGCTGCCGCCGTCAGACCCTGCTGGCGTACTTTGATGAGGACATGCCTGAGCCCTGCGGCCATTGCGATAACTGTGTCGACGGCGTACAGACCTGGGACGCTACCGAGCCTGCTCGTCAGGCTCTGTCGGCGATCTATCGCACCGGCCAACGTTACGGTGTAGGGCATCTGGTGGATGTGCTGCTGGGTAAGGATAACGAAAAGGTCCGCAGCTTTGGCCATCAGCATTTATCGGTATTTGGCGTTGGCAAGGCGATGGCCGAAGGCGAATGGCGCTCGCTGTTTCGACAGTTGGTGGCGCGTGGTTTGGCCGACATCGATCTGGAAGGCTACGGCGGCCTGCGCCTCAGTGACACCTGTCGGCCGCTGCTCAAGGGCGAAGTGACCCTTGAGCTGCGCCGCGACCTCAAGCCGCAAACTTCAGCGAAAAGCAGCAAGAGTCAAGCGAGCCAACTGGTCCGTGGCGAAGAGCGCGAGCAATGGGAGGCGTTACGCGCCCTGCGACGCAAACTGGCCGAAGAACACGGCGTGCCGCCATACGTTATTTTTCCCGATTCGACACTGCTGGAAATGCTCCGCAGCCAGCCGACGTCCCTTGCGGAAATGGGGACGGTCAGTGGCGTTGGCGCACGTAAGCTGGAACGTTATGGCGAAGCCTTCCTCGAAGTCCTCGGTGGCCAGGTCGAAGCGCCGAGAGTGGTGGCAGACCTGCGCCACGAGCTGATCACGCTGGCCAGAGCCGGTATGACGCCGCTGCAGATCGCCGGCCAGTTGCAATGCTCGGAAAAGAACGTATACACCCTGTTGGCGGAGGCCATTGGCAAGCAACAGTTGTCCCTCGAGCAAGCCCTCGACCTGCCGGAAGAACTGATGGGAGAAGTCCAGGACGCGTTCCTCGACGGCGAGGGCGAGTTACCGCCGGTCTCCGAGATTGCCGCGCTGTTTGCCGGCCGGGTCCCGGAAGGGGTGTTGTACTGTGTGCGGGCGGCACTGCAATCCGAGTTCGAGGTTTAAGTGATCCTTGGCAAAGGTGTAACGATTCAGTGCAGAGCGAGCCTTGCCTACAGCGAAGGGTCATGCTTAGCTGACTAATAATTAGTTTTTCTCTATTTCAGTCTAACCATGAGTTTTTTATGCCGTTAACCGATCAACACCGCTTTGGGATGCAACTGGCCCAGATGTCTCGCGGCTGGCGCGCCGAACTGGACCGTCGCCTGGCCGGCTTGGGATTGTCCCAGGCGCGCTGGCTTGTGCTGCTGCATCTTGCACGTTTTGAGGAGGCCCCGACCCAGCGTGAGCTGGCACAAAGCGTTGGCGTCGAAGGGCCAACGCTGGCTCGTTTGCTCGACAGTCTGGAAGCCCAGGGGCTGGTGCAGCGTCAGTCGGTGCTGGAAGATCGTCGGGCCAAGAAAATCGTCCTGTGTGCTCCGGCCCGGCCCTTGATCGAACAAATTGAAACGATTGCCACTCAACTGCGCCATGAGCTGTTCGACGGCGTCGATGAGGCGGATTTGAAGGTTTGCATGCGTGTCCACGGGCACATTTTGGCTAATCTGGAAAAATCTTGAGGCATAACCGCGCGCCAGACTTTTGAGATACCTCGCAGGGCGGACTATAAGAAATACTGCGCACTATCTGTTCGTGCTGGATGTGCGAACGCTTACAGGTTGGTTCCGTTTATTTAAGGGATGCTCATGCTCGAGAGTTGGCACATAGTTTTGCGGTTTAGCACCCGTCTGCTTCTGGCCAGTAGTGCTGTCATCTACTCGGCATTGGCACCGGCCCTGGGATTGGGAGACATCACCCTTCATTCGGCGTTAAACCAGCCGCTCAAAGCCGACATTGCTCTGGTGGATGCCGGTGGGCTGGGGGAGGGTGATCTGTCCGTGAGCCTCGGCACGACGGACGAGTTCAGTCGCGCGGGCGTCGAGCGGGTGTTCTTCCTCAATAATCTGACATTCACGCCGATCCTGCGGGGCAACCGGCAACTGATCCGGGTGACGTCCAGCAAACCGGTCACTGAACCGTTTCTGAATTTCCTGGTGCAGCTCAGTCAGCCTAATGGGCGGTTATTGCGCGAGTACACGGTGTTGATCGATCCGCCGGGTGCCCCGGGTATTGTTCCCGCCACGGATGAACCGGTCGCCAGGCCTCAATCATCCGAGTTTCCGACCGTTGAACCGACCAGCGCACCGCCACCTGCATCTCAGGGCAAACGCTACACCGTGGTTCAGGGTGACAATCCCTGGGTAATCGCCAAACGCCTGCACGACAGTGGCAGCAATGCGTCTGCCAGCGAGCTGATGCAAGGCATTCTCGCGCTTAACCCAGGCAGCGAAAGGCTGAGCGTGGGCCAGCATCTGTTGTTACCGGACTCGGCGCAGCTACCGGCCCCAAGTGCCAACGTGGCTCAGCAGGTGGTTGCGCCAGAGGCTGACGCGATGGCTGAGCAACTGGCAACCAGCGTATTGCAAAACCAGCAACTGCAAAAAACCGTCGATGAATTGAATGTCAAAGTGCGGGCCCAGGATGAGCAGATTGCCGATGCGCGTAAGCAAGTGAGCGATTTGCAGGCCCGGCTCGCCGAGGTCAGGCCTCCGGCGCCCGCACCGGTGCTTTCAGTAGCGCCTGTGTCGGCGCCGGCGGTTGCCCAAGAGCCGCAAGAGTCTCACTGGCTGATGATCAGCGGTTTGCTGGCGCTGGTGGCATTGTTGGTGCTGGGGGTATTTGTTCGGCGTCAGCGTCAACGAGTTCAGGTATTAGCCGAGCCTTTGCCGGTGCTGCCGTCACGGCACGAGCCGGTGCTTGATCGAGAACCCACGCCACAACCCGCCAATGCGGCGCCCGCCCCGGCGCCTCATCGAGAGACACCCGCGGGAGATGTCCTGGGAGGCGTCGGTATTTACTTGGCTTATGGCCGGTTTTCCGAAGCAGCGGACCTGTTGCGCGAGGCGTGTGTCAAGGAACCGCAGCGTACTGATCTGGCACTGCAACTGTTGGAGGTGCTTGGTAAGCAAGGGGATGTGGCAGCCTATGAAGCCCAGGAAGCCCAGTTACGTGAGGCGGGTTTCGATGCCCAACAACTCCACGATATCCGGGCTCGCTGTCCGAAACTGCAAAGTGCCGCACCGATCGCCGCGATTGCTCCGGCCGTCGTGCCGCCCCCTGAAGTGGCGACAGAAGATGAGTTTCAGCTGAACCTCGACGACCTGTCGATGGACTCCAACTGGGATCTGGTCAGCCCCTTTGAAAGCCCGGCCGCTGCCGTTAAACCGTTGAATTCCCCTGCGGCGCCTGACGAGCCGGCGTTTACCTCGAATTTGCACGTGTTGCCCGATGTGTTCGAAATGCCTTACGAATCGACGGTGGATGAGCCTGAACTGGAGTGGGTCGGCGAGTCGGAAGATGAGTCGCTGGACGACAGCTTTCTTGAGGAGTTCGGCGAGCCGGCTCAGCCCCTTGAACTTGAGTCGCTACCTCAGGCGCTGACCGCGCCAAACGGCGCCGGCAAACTGGAGCAGGCGCAGACGTACATCGACGATGGCGATCTCGACCGGGCCATTGAGTTGCTCAACGAGTTGCTCAACACCGACGATGAACCGCTCAAGCAGACGGCGCGTAATTTGTTGGCCGGTATTCGCTGAGCCTTGAGGTGGTGATCCATTGTGGCGAGGGCACTCCGTCCCTTGCCACTTGGATTCACTGCCGGTCAGCGTTTTGTTTCAAAACGTCTGCCCCAGATTCAAGTAAACGGCCTGCTCATCGGCATCGTTGAAGCCATAGCTGAAGTTCAGCGGCCCTAGCGGTGTGTCGAAACCGATGAATACACTGGCTGCGTTGATGTAACCGCTGTCGAATGGGTTGTCGTTGTTCCACGCTCGGCCACGCTCCAGAGACCCGCCGATGTACAGCGGGAAATCCAGCGGCAGGTAGGAGCGCGGTGTCAGGCGCCGATAGTAAACCCCGCGCATCAGGCTGATGTTCTGCCCGGAAATCGCATCTTCGCGAAAGCCCGACAACTGCCGGGCACCGCCAAGAAGAAAGCTTGAAGTGACCACGTTGGCAGTGTCCAGCGTGCGACCGTAGCGCCCACCGAGGATGAACGTATCCGGGCCACTGCTCAGGGCCTTGTCCAATTTGAACTCCCACTGTCGGTAGCGTTGGTCCGAGCCCAGCCCCGGTTCGAACTGGCGTAATGACAGGCCAATGTCTTCGCCTTCGTGAGGAAAGTAGACGTTGTCCAGCGAGTCGAACGAGTACTTG is a window of Pseudomonas sp. DC1.2 DNA encoding:
- a CDS encoding sensor histidine kinase, with protein sequence MRTRFDTLFGRLFGVLLVAIILAHLLAFFWFHYYGPPPPPPPPPEFSQNVNGQRPTAQPRFERRPPRPWFGGPLVPLTSQLISLVIAAWYGAKLLSRPIQRLSDAAERLSENLDSPPLDESGPREARQAAHTFNKMQQRIREQVQQRSRMLGAVSHDLRTPLSRLKLRLEQIDDDKLQGQMRQDLDDMIGMLDATLTYLHEQRTSEARQWMDVQALVESLSENAQDQGGDVEARGHCAPLQVQPMALRSCINNLMDNALRYAGQVVIALEDCREQLVIRVIDQGPGIAMDKREAVFEPFFRLEGSRNRNSGGVGLGMTIAREAAERLGGQLSLEETHGGGLTAVIRLPRT
- the recQ gene encoding DNA helicase RecQ — encoded protein: MLEQAQRVLKDIFGYDSFRGRQGAIIERVANGGDALVLMPTGGGKSLCFQVPALLRDGLAVVVSPLIALMDDQVATLEELGVAAAALNSTLSAEQQRDLAARIKRGEVKMLYLAPERLVQPRMLAFLQSLEIALFAIDEAHCVSQWGHDFRREYLQLGQLAELFPNVPRIALTATADKRTREEIVDRLHLHEAERFLSSFDRPNIFYRIVPKEQPRKQLLVFLAERRSDAGIVYCLSRKKVDEVAVFLSEQGFPALPYHAGLPNETRAHNQKRFLNEEGLIMVATVAFGMGIDKPNVRFVAHLDLPKSLEAYYQETGRGGRDGLPADAWMAYGLQDVVMLKQMLQNSEGDERHKRLEQHKLDAMLSLCEETRCRRQTLLAYFDEDMPEPCGHCDNCVDGVQTWDATEPARQALSAIYRTGQRYGVGHLVDVLLGKDNEKVRSFGHQHLSVFGVGKAMAEGEWRSLFRQLVARGLADIDLEGYGGLRLSDTCRPLLKGEVTLELRRDLKPQTSAKSSKSQASQLVRGEEREQWEALRALRRKLAEEHGVPPYVIFPDSTLLEMLRSQPTSLAEMGTVSGVGARKLERYGEAFLEVLGGQVEAPRVVADLRHELITLARAGMTPLQIAGQLQCSEKNVYTLLAEAIGKQQLSLEQALDLPEELMGEVQDAFLDGEGELPPVSEIAALFAGRVPEGVLYCVRAALQSEFEV
- a CDS encoding YbaN family protein; this translates as MAPPPIGNRPLILRYVLLAIGWLSVMLGVIGIFLPVLPTTPFLLLAAGCFARSSPRFYHWLVEHPRLGPWIGNYLDGNGIPLKGKVYAIGLMWVSILFSCYLVPLPWARAFMLTSAVLVTVYILRQKTLHKP
- a CDS encoding YecA family protein translates to MSFAEQLTRLQVFLDADELHDEALDYVAAHGYLTALSICSEIVPDREWIDALFAEEPHYADDTERDAIESTLLALKAHIARQLASDEEFELPCDLDLGEEPDDSDLRGWCIGFMEGVFLREEAWFETAEDEVSEMLLPIMVGSGLFDEQPEFSDIAADANLMDDMIVQIPEALTALYLLCNAPDEKPAILKPRHH
- a CDS encoding MarR family transcriptional regulator, which produces MPLTDQHRFGMQLAQMSRGWRAELDRRLAGLGLSQARWLVLLHLARFEEAPTQRELAQSVGVEGPTLARLLDSLEAQGLVQRQSVLEDRRAKKIVLCAPARPLIEQIETIATQLRHELFDGVDEADLKVCMRVHGHILANLEKS
- a CDS encoding response regulator, encoding MHNTQATVNDDQKAPAGDKRWSIRALIVDDDVPIRELMIDYLARFNIHASGVTDGSDMRLALQAEHFDVVVLDLMLPGEDGLSLCRWLRAESDIPILMLTARCEPTDRIIGLELGADDYMAKPFEPRELVARIQTILRRVRDDRTEQRANIRFDNWRLNSVLRQLIAADGLVVPLSNAEFRLLWVFIERPRRVLSREQLLDAARGRSIEAFDRSIDLLVSRLRQKLGDDPKAPQLIKTVRGEGYLFDAREIG
- the pyrF gene encoding orotidine-5'-phosphate decarboxylase; the encoded protein is MSVCQTPIIVALDFPTRDAALKLADQLDPTLCRVKVGKELFTSCASEIVGTLRDKGFEVFLDLKFHDIPNTTAMAVKAAAEMGVWMVNVHCSGGLRMMAACREVLDQRSGPKPLLIGVTVLTSMEREDLAGIGLDIEPQEQVLRLAALAEKAGMDGLVCSALEAHALKLAHPSLQLVTPGIRPAGSAQDDQRRILTPRQALDAGSDYLVIGRPISQAADPAKALAAVVAEIA
- a CDS encoding FimV/HubP family polar landmark protein, encoding MLESWHIVLRFSTRLLLASSAVIYSALAPALGLGDITLHSALNQPLKADIALVDAGGLGEGDLSVSLGTTDEFSRAGVERVFFLNNLTFTPILRGNRQLIRVTSSKPVTEPFLNFLVQLSQPNGRLLREYTVLIDPPGAPGIVPATDEPVARPQSSEFPTVEPTSAPPPASQGKRYTVVQGDNPWVIAKRLHDSGSNASASELMQGILALNPGSERLSVGQHLLLPDSAQLPAPSANVAQQVVAPEADAMAEQLATSVLQNQQLQKTVDELNVKVRAQDEQIADARKQVSDLQARLAEVRPPAPAPVLSVAPVSAPAVAQEPQESHWLMISGLLALVALLVLGVFVRRQRQRVQVLAEPLPVLPSRHEPVLDREPTPQPANAAPAPAPHRETPAGDVLGGVGIYLAYGRFSEAADLLREACVKEPQRTDLALQLLEVLGKQGDVAAYEAQEAQLREAGFDAQQLHDIRARCPKLQSAAPIAAIAPAVVPPPEVATEDEFQLNLDDLSMDSNWDLVSPFESPAAAVKPLNSPAAPDEPAFTSNLHVLPDVFEMPYESTVDEPELEWVGESEDESLDDSFLEEFGEPAQPLELESLPQALTAPNGAGKLEQAQTYIDDGDLDRAIELLNELLNTDDEPLKQTARNLLAGIR